The bacterium nucleotide sequence CAGAGCCTCATCGGGCTCACCTACCCGCCGGACCAAGTGCTGCGGGGATCCGATGGCGCCATCTACATCACCACCCACCAAAACCCGGGCTTAGCCGTGGTTCGGCCCTCGCCGGGGCAGGAATCGCATTTCGCCTTCCCCACCGCCCTGGCTTTGAGCGGGCAGAGCTCGAGCGGCCGGAACTTGACCTCGATCCGGCCGGCCTTCCCCAAGGGCTTGGTCGAAATCGGCGACCGGATTTTCGTCGCGACCTCGAATTACGACGAGGCCGCCGCCGACTTCCAGCCCGGCACCGTCCTGGCTTTCGATCCTTTCACTCAGGAGTATTCCCAGCTGCCGACCTCGGCCTTCAACCCAACCGGCGTCGCCGAGGCCGACGGCCGCCTGCTCGTGGTGAACAGCGGCGCGATCGATCGCCACGGCCAAGTCACCAGCGAGGGAAGCCTCGACGTCTTCAATCCCAACACCTTCGAGCTCGAAACCAGCCTGCCCTTGGGCCGGCGCGGCGCCGGGCTGGCCGGCGAGATCGCTCTCAGCTCCGACGGCAGGCGGGCCCTGCTGCCGACCGCCGACAACAGCGGCAGGCTGATCCTGGTCGATTGGCCGACCTCCCGAGTCCGGGAGATCGACCTCCGGGCCGCCGGCATCGGGGGCGAGCGGATCTTTTTCTCCAACCTTCAGGTCAGCGCCGACGGAAATTTCGCGGTGGTTTCCAACTTCAACGACGGCCGGATCTACACCGTCGACTTGAACCAAGGGACGATCGTCGGCTCGAGCCTCGGTGTCGATCCTCTAACCAACGACATCAACGGATTGAGCGATGGCTTCAGGCTGGGCGCCGAGTATTTCGTCGGCTTCGGTCCCGAGGTCCTGCGGCTCAACCCATGACGCAGGGCGTCCACACCGAGGAGCCGGAACAGCCGATAATGGGAGTAGAGGGCGCCCGGGGCGGTTTTGTACAGACTTCAGGGGAAATTCCGCACTAGTTTATTAACCGACCATGCACTTTGATTGACAAGGCCCGGTGGAAGGGTTAATCGCCTGACGCGGGGCGATATCTGTACAGCGGATATCGTTGGTTGGTTGCTAAAAGCTTTGGTTTTTGGGCGAAGGGCAGATGGCATCCATCTTTATTTATAACCGATCCCGCGGCAAATGCGTCGAGCTGAACACGCCGCGCATTGCCGAGGAAGATATCGCCAGCTTGAAGTCGGCTCTACCGGCCAACCTCGAGGGAATCTCCTTCTCTTCTCCCCTCGACACCTTCGAAGATCACACCGTCAAGGAGCTCCGGGTCGAAGACCGCGAGCTGCGGGTTGCCGAGTATCTCAAGAGCATCGGCCACAAGCTCGAGCAATTGCAGCAGGTCGCCGGCGCGATCCGCTTCTACGATCTGGCCTTCCGCTTGAGCGGCTCCAGCGAAATTTTAATGATGAAGGCCCGGGCCCTGAGCCAATACGGCCAAGCCGACCAAGCCCAGCGCCTGCTCAACCGCATCGTCGAGAAGCATCCCGACGCGCCCGAGCCCCACTTCATCCGGGGCAAGATGGCGCTGAGCCGCGCCGACTACGCCGAGGCCGAGAGCCACTTCAAGCAGGCCAAGGCCCTGCTGCGGGGCAGCAACATCGAGCACAAGCAGCTCGAGGACACTCTCGGCATCTACGAGCGCTTCGTCCAGGTTTACCTCGATCGCGATCGCCTCTTCACCCGCGATCTCAGCCAGGACGAATGCATCGCCGAGATCCGCCGGCTCCGCGAAAGAACCCAGCTCTTGAACCGCGACATCCTGGGCGACAGCAAACCCGAGATCCAAGGCATGCTCTTCTTCCTCGAAACCCAAGACAAGATCTTCGAAAAGTGGCTCGACGAGATGGGCGCTTCGGCGGAGCCCAATCTTGCCTAAAGCCCTCCGGCGGCTTCGCCTCCTGCTCCTTCTCGCTTGCCTCTTTTTTTCGACGCCGGCTTGGGCCTATTCGCGGATCGTCTCGCTCAAGCCCAATCTGACCGAGATTCTCTTCGCCCTCGGCGCCGGACCCGAGGTCATCGGCGTCACCACTTGGTGCCGGCGGCCGGAAGCGGCCAAGGCCCTGCCCAAGGTGGCCGATTATATCCAGGCCTTCCCCGAGGAAATCCTGCGCTTGAATCCCGACTTGGTCATGGGAACGGTGGAGAACGGCTCTCAGAAGGAAGTGCAGTTCCTGCTGAGCCGGGGCGTGCCGGTTCTCACTTTGGGCAGCGCCGCCAACAGCAGCGCCGGACCGGTCGAGGCGCTGAAGGCTTCGGGCTATTCGGTGGATGCCTTGGGCTTCGGAACGGTCGAGCAGACCCTGCTTTCGATCGAGGCCCTCGGCGCCTTGCTCGGCAAGAAGGAGAAAGGCCGCGAAATCGCCGGCCGGATGCGGGGCGAGCTCCAAGCGCTCAAGGCCGAAGCGGCGAGCCTGCCCAAAACCAAAGTCCTCTACGTCGTCGGCTACCGTCCCTTGGTGGTGGCCGGCGGGAATAATTTCTTCGACGAAGCCGGCGAATATATCGGCGCCCGCAACGTGGCCCGAGAAAGCCGGCTGAAATACCCTTACTACACGACCGAGCTGCTGATTCGGGCGGCGCCCGAGGCGGTCTTCGACTTCGCGATGGGCAGCGAGGGCTCGGCGGCGGCCCGCGAAGGCCACCGCGATTTCTGGAAGAGCTTTCCCTCGATCCCGGCGGTCAAAAACGGCCGAATCTACCCGCTGGACATCGAGACGATGCGGGCGGCGCCGGAGCTGCCGGCGACATTGCGGGAGATGTTTAGGTTATTGCACAAGTAGGATCCACTACAGCGTTTGTAGTGGATCCTTCGCTGGCGCTCCGGATGACACTATGCCATATTTTTCCCATGGCCCAATCCCCGATTCCCGGCGTCATCAAGTGGTACCGAGTTTATGCCGCGACCTTGGCGGCCCTTTACATCTTGATCATTCTCGGCTGCGCCGTCGGCCTCTTTTTCTCCTTGCGGGCTTCGCCCGATTTTTGGCGGGCCGCCGACACGCCGCCGCTCCTATTCTATGGCTACCTGGTTTTTCTGACCGGCATGTCGCTGGTCTTGGGCGGCGCTTACGTCACCGCCTTCTTCATTCCGCGGAAGCCTTGGGCCTGGACTTACCACATCGTGCTTATCTGCCTTGGGCTGAGCAGCGCTTGCTTCATTCCCTTCTGCGTGCCCTTGCTGGTCTACTGGCTGCGGCCGGAGGCCAAGGCCTATTTCGGGAAGGACTGAAATGTCATTTTAGCTGCGGAGGCTCTTGGCATTGAGGAGCTCGGCAGTCGATCCTTCGCTGGCGCTCAGGATGACACAGTGCTAGAGACCCAGCCATGTTTGAAATCTTCACCGCCGAAGCCCTGATCGCCCTTCTCACCTTGACCAGCCTGGAAATCGTCCTGGGCATCGACAACATCGTCTTCATCGCCATCCTGACCGGCAAGCTGCCGGCCAATCAGCGGAATAAAGGCCGCCGGATCGGCCTCCTGCTGGCGATGGGCATGCGGATCGCCCTGCTGCTGGGCATCAGCTGGGTCATGCGGCTGACCACGCCGCTCTTCGAAGTCTTCGGCCACGGCTTTTCGGGCCGCGACCTGATCTTGTTGATCGGCGGACTCTTCCTGATCGCCAAGTCGACCTACGAGATCCACCACAAGCTCGAAGGCGCGGTCGAAGGCGACAAGACGGTGAAGGCGGCCTCCTTCGGCTCGGTGATCGCCCAAATCATCGCCCTCGACATGATCTTCTCGCTCGATTCGGTGATCACCGCCGTCGGCATGGCCAACCAGCTTTGGGTCATGATCACCGCGGTGATCATCGCGGTCGGCGTGATGATCCTCTTCGCCGGCTCGGTCAGCCGCTTCATCGAACGCCACCCGACCTTCAAGATGCTGGCCCTGGCCTTCCTGCTCCTGATCGGCGTCATGCTCACCGCCGAGGGCATCGGCCAACACATCAACAAGGGCTACATCTACGCGGCGATGGCTTTCTCGCTCTTCGTCGAGGTCCTCAACATCCGGATCCACAAGCACGGCGAGCCGGTCAAGCTGCGGGAGGAACCGCCGGCCCTGTCGTAGTCAGGGTCGGAGGAGTTTCGCGATCATGTCGCCTTCGAAGGTCAGCGGCTGGCGCCGCAGCCCCAGCACCAAACCGGCGACCGGCGCGTGAACTTCGCCCCGGACCTTTCCGGTATAACCGTCGTAGAGGATGCCGGCCAAATCGCCGGCCTGCAGCCATTGGCCGGGATTGAGGTGGGAGACGAAGAAGCCGGCCTTCTCCGACAAGATCCGAAAGGCCGAATCCGGCTTGTAAGGCAGGATGTTCTCGTCGGGATCGGGGCAATGAGGGTCCACCAAGAAGCCGCGATGGTGGAGAAAGCCGCGCAGGGCCGCGAAGAGCCGCTCGCAATAGGTCAGCTGGAGGCCGCCGCCGCGGCCGCCGCGGAGCACGAAGTTCAAGCCGCCCGAGTTCTTCCAAGCCTGGATCAAGCTGACGCTGGACAGCTTGCCGATCCGCTTCTCCAAGATGGTTCCCAAGCCGAAATCCTGGGCCACCCGCCGCTCCTCGGCGTCGCTCTCGTAGATCCGAACGTGGGACATCTCTTCCAAATCCTGGTTCGAGCAGCGTAGCTCGATCCGCAGCTTGGCCGCTTCGGTGGCCTTGAGC carries:
- a CDS encoding M14 family metallopeptidase; translated protein: MTPPSLLHMSAPLREDFDIPFHRIGRKEGPPEVALVGGLHGEELNTVFVLGRMADYLHRVEAGKYPGLTLKGSFLIVPAINVLGLNTRSRLWPFDKTDINRMFPGYDQGETTQRIAAAVLKATEAAKLRIELRCSNQDLEEMSHVRIYESDAEERRVAQDFGLGTILEKRIGKLSSVSLIQAWKNSGGLNFVLRGGRGGGLQLTYCERLFAALRGFLHHRGFLVDPHCPDPDENILPYKPDSAFRILSEKAGFFVSHLNPGQWLQAGDLAGILYDGYTGKVRGEVHAPVAGLVLGLRRQPLTFEGDMIAKLLRP
- a CDS encoding TerC family protein — translated: MFEIFTAEALIALLTLTSLEIVLGIDNIVFIAILTGKLPANQRNKGRRIGLLLAMGMRIALLLGISWVMRLTTPLFEVFGHGFSGRDLILLIGGLFLIAKSTYEIHHKLEGAVEGDKTVKAASFGSVIAQIIALDMIFSLDSVITAVGMANQLWVMITAVIIAVGVMILFAGSVSRFIERHPTFKMLALAFLLLIGVMLTAEGIGQHINKGYIYAAMAFSLFVEVLNIRIHKHGEPVKLREEPPALS
- a CDS encoding tetratricopeptide repeat protein translates to MASIFIYNRSRGKCVELNTPRIAEEDIASLKSALPANLEGISFSSPLDTFEDHTVKELRVEDRELRVAEYLKSIGHKLEQLQQVAGAIRFYDLAFRLSGSSEILMMKARALSQYGQADQAQRLLNRIVEKHPDAPEPHFIRGKMALSRADYAEAESHFKQAKALLRGSNIEHKQLEDTLGIYERFVQVYLDRDRLFTRDLSQDECIAEIRRLRERTQLLNRDILGDSKPEIQGMLFFLETQDKIFEKWLDEMGASAEPNLA
- a CDS encoding helical backbone metal receptor — protein: MPKALRRLRLLLLLACLFFSTPAWAYSRIVSLKPNLTEILFALGAGPEVIGVTTWCRRPEAAKALPKVADYIQAFPEEILRLNPDLVMGTVENGSQKEVQFLLSRGVPVLTLGSAANSSAGPVEALKASGYSVDALGFGTVEQTLLSIEALGALLGKKEKGREIAGRMRGELQALKAEAASLPKTKVLYVVGYRPLVVAGGNNFFDEAGEYIGARNVARESRLKYPYYTTELLIRAAPEAVFDFAMGSEGSAAAREGHRDFWKSFPSIPAVKNGRIYPLDIETMRAAPELPATLREMFRLLHK